One genomic segment of Euzebya sp. includes these proteins:
- a CDS encoding bleomycin resistance protein yields the protein MPTTLRRSAPVFVTTDLNRALDHYQRLGFAVEAYDNGDQYGYACRDGIEIHLATVDSIDHTTTTSCAYLWVDDAAALHAEWTAAGVAGQLHAPSETDYGLDEGAHVDPDGNLIRFGSPPVPPRALR from the coding sequence GTGCCAACCACCCTGCGTCGTTCTGCTCCCGTCTTCGTCACCACCGACCTGAACCGGGCACTCGACCACTACCAACGCCTTGGATTCGCCGTGGAGGCCTACGACAACGGCGACCAGTACGGCTACGCCTGCCGAGACGGCATTGAGATCCACCTGGCGACGGTTGACAGCATCGACCACACGACCACCACATCTTGCGCCTACCTGTGGGTCGATGACGCTGCGGCTCTCCACGCGGAATGGACAGCCGCCGGGGTCGCGGGTCAGTTGCATGCCCCATCCGAGACCGACTACGGATTGGACGAGGGAGCGCACGTCGACCCCGATGGCAACCTGATCCGGTTCGGTTCGCCGCCGGTACCTCCGCGCGCTCTGCGGTGA
- a CDS encoding ISL3 family transposase, whose translation MPSKRIWKRLLAVGSDTVIEGVTEERDDDGEVVAIVARVRPRRRDMGRCPQCRRRCPFHDRGEGRRRWRTLDLGTVKAFVVADAPRIDCAKHGVRVAWVPWARHGSWFTHAFEDQVVWLSVAATRTAVTQLMRIAWETVGAICTRVMADRLADHDPLDGLVRIGIDEVHYRKGQRYLTVVVDHDSGRLVWAAAGRNEATVEAFFDALGPERAGRIEVVTADAASWIANVVARRAPQATRVMDVFHVVSWATDALDEVRREVWNDARRAGMRDLARGLKGARYALWKNPEDLTERQAAKLADVARINSRLYRAYLLKEELRMALKARGPAGKRMLDKWLAWAQRCRIEAFVKLGRTIKRHRREIEAARKLKLSNALVESTNTKIRVLHRRAFGFRTPEAMIAMAMLALGGLCPPLPGRQPATHRSS comes from the coding sequence GTGCCATCGAAGAGGATATGGAAGCGGCTGCTCGCTGTCGGCAGCGACACTGTGATCGAGGGGGTCACTGAGGAACGCGACGATGACGGAGAGGTGGTCGCGATCGTTGCTCGGGTGCGGCCGCGACGCCGCGACATGGGCCGCTGTCCGCAGTGCCGCCGGCGGTGTCCGTTCCATGACCGGGGCGAGGGGCGACGGCGGTGGCGAACGCTCGATCTCGGGACGGTCAAGGCGTTCGTGGTCGCTGATGCGCCGCGGATCGACTGCGCCAAGCACGGCGTGCGGGTGGCGTGGGTGCCCTGGGCGCGGCACGGGTCATGGTTCACCCACGCCTTCGAAGACCAGGTCGTCTGGCTGAGCGTGGCCGCCACGAGGACGGCGGTAACCCAGCTGATGCGGATCGCGTGGGAGACCGTCGGGGCGATCTGTACCCGGGTGATGGCCGACCGGCTCGCCGATCACGACCCGCTGGATGGGCTGGTCCGCATCGGCATCGACGAGGTGCACTACCGCAAGGGGCAGCGCTACCTCACCGTGGTGGTCGACCACGACTCAGGGCGGCTGGTATGGGCTGCGGCGGGTCGCAACGAGGCGACCGTGGAGGCGTTCTTCGACGCGCTCGGACCTGAACGTGCAGGTCGCATCGAGGTGGTCACCGCTGACGCCGCCTCCTGGATCGCCAACGTGGTCGCTCGACGTGCCCCGCAGGCCACCAGGGTGATGGACGTCTTTCACGTGGTGAGTTGGGCCACCGACGCCCTGGATGAGGTCCGCCGCGAGGTCTGGAACGACGCCCGCCGGGCCGGCATGCGTGACCTTGCCCGGGGCCTGAAGGGGGCTCGCTACGCGTTGTGGAAGAACCCCGAGGACCTGACCGAGCGGCAGGCCGCGAAGCTGGCCGACGTGGCGCGGATCAACTCCCGGCTGTACCGGGCCTACCTGTTGAAGGAGGAACTGCGGATGGCGTTGAAAGCCCGCGGACCGGCTGGCAAGCGGATGCTGGACAAGTGGCTGGCGTGGGCGCAGCGCTGCCGCATCGAGGCGTTCGTCAAGCTCGGCAGGACCATCAAGCGGCACCGCCGCGAGATCGAGGCAGCCCGGAAGCTGAAGCTCTCCAATGCGCTGGTGGAGAGCACGAACACGAAGATTCGTGTCTTACACCGTCGGGCGTTCGGGTTCCGCACTCCCGAGGCGATGATCGCGATGGCCATGCTCGCCCTCGGCGGACTCTGCCCACCGCTGCCCGGACGTCAGCCGGCTACCCACAGATCCTCTTGA
- a CDS encoding SAVED domain-containing protein: MGRFSCPPTRGLDDDLNEEERDQADNLMLVCDDEHDELDKKGSRDAFTIDFLRMRKQRHEDRVHLQTEMGATDRTAAIRMIDGLRGQSTKLTRGEVADAVMHGAGKFPHFPASTRNTIEIDLRGLPGEKAGGPDYYRVATKKIDEVMDGKVAEAIATEEIGHLSVFAIARLPLLVYLGAKLDDTVATDVYQRHRQTETWTWPDSDAEVGFELDIPTAQHDTVEAVLVLSISGTIHPGELPAAVQHLPAFNITVDSTPFNDVVSGPRVLQAFMQTCGQLIGAFEETHKHVRRLHVFPAMPLSVAVVLGRAFNPDVHPTMTIYDRVNHEYVAAMEVNPR; encoded by the coding sequence GTGGGGAGGTTCTCATGTCCGCCGACACGGGGACTTGATGACGACCTCAACGAGGAGGAGCGCGACCAGGCCGACAACCTGATGTTGGTCTGTGACGACGAGCACGATGAGCTCGACAAGAAGGGGTCCCGCGACGCCTTCACCATCGACTTCCTCAGGATGCGCAAGCAGAGGCACGAGGACCGTGTGCACCTGCAGACGGAGATGGGCGCCACAGACAGGACGGCCGCGATCCGCATGATCGACGGGCTCCGTGGTCAGTCGACCAAGCTGACCCGGGGGGAGGTAGCAGACGCCGTCATGCACGGCGCCGGCAAGTTCCCGCACTTCCCTGCGTCGACGCGCAACACCATCGAGATCGACCTTCGTGGCCTTCCCGGTGAGAAGGCAGGGGGGCCCGACTACTACCGAGTCGCGACCAAGAAGATCGACGAGGTGATGGACGGCAAGGTCGCCGAAGCCATCGCGACCGAGGAGATCGGCCACCTGAGCGTCTTCGCCATCGCCCGCCTTCCACTCCTTGTCTACCTGGGTGCCAAACTCGACGACACCGTCGCGACCGACGTCTACCAGCGGCACCGCCAGACCGAGACCTGGACCTGGCCCGATAGCGACGCTGAGGTGGGTTTCGAACTCGACATCCCAACCGCGCAGCACGACACCGTCGAGGCCGTCCTGGTCCTGAGCATCAGCGGCACGATTCACCCTGGCGAACTGCCGGCAGCAGTCCAACACCTACCGGCCTTCAACATCACCGTCGACAGCACGCCGTTCAACGACGTGGTCAGTGGGCCTCGCGTGCTGCAGGCCTTCATGCAGACGTGCGGACAACTCATCGGAGCGTTCGAGGAGACCCACAAGCACGTACGCCGACTCCACGTGTTCCCAGCCATGCCCCTGTCCGTCGCGGTCGTGCTCGGACGTGCCTTCAACCCGGACGTCCACCCCACGATGACGATCTACGACCGCGTGAACCACGAGTACGTGGCCGCCATGGAGGTCAACCCCCGATGA
- a CDS encoding cyclic GMP-AMP synthase DncV-like nucleotidyltransferase, whose product MKLIQYFNQFLRDAVNLNQTRLNDLDTRVDRITNALKEAGALDGRVLDTVPQGSWAHRTIIRPAADLEFDADFLVQLTEDLDWNDNPRTYANAVWTALSTHSTYGEMSTKKDRCVRVTYANDCHIDIVTYVVLQSGREVIVNRSINQFEDTNPIGFTDWIQEKDTLTGGNLRKVIRLLKYARDHHGAFKVKSILLTTMVGNVVDNWRTYDADYYKDVPTTLLHLTEDLDAWLQQQWTKPSITDPSCPTTTFDHRWTETQWSAFKNAFHTFAELVHDAYHAETRDDSITKWQDVFGTAFPSALTASRAASTETASLSHTPKRQRAPGEVFIDEKFPVDTRYHVTIRCEIAEPRNRAERRFLRARAGRVAKQRKLVFTLVGTDTPAPYDVYWKVRNQGGEAAAKGQLRGDLNPALLEVPWVGGG is encoded by the coding sequence ATGAAGCTGATCCAGTACTTCAACCAGTTCCTCCGGGACGCGGTCAACCTCAACCAGACACGCCTCAACGACCTGGACACCAGAGTCGACCGCATCACCAACGCCCTCAAGGAAGCAGGGGCGTTGGACGGCCGCGTCCTCGACACCGTCCCACAGGGATCATGGGCACACCGAACCATCATCCGACCGGCTGCCGACCTTGAGTTCGACGCCGACTTCCTGGTCCAGCTCACCGAAGACCTCGACTGGAACGACAACCCCCGGACTTACGCAAACGCTGTCTGGACCGCCTTGTCCACCCACAGCACGTACGGCGAGATGAGCACGAAGAAGGACCGCTGTGTGCGCGTCACCTACGCCAACGACTGTCACATCGACATCGTCACCTACGTCGTGCTGCAGTCCGGACGCGAGGTCATCGTCAACCGATCGATCAACCAGTTCGAAGACACCAACCCGATCGGGTTCACCGACTGGATCCAAGAGAAGGACACCCTGACCGGTGGCAACCTCCGCAAGGTCATCCGGCTCCTGAAGTACGCCCGCGATCACCACGGCGCCTTCAAGGTCAAGTCCATCCTCCTGACGACCATGGTCGGCAACGTCGTGGACAACTGGCGAACCTACGACGCCGACTACTACAAGGACGTCCCCACGACCCTCCTCCACTTGACCGAGGACCTCGACGCGTGGCTCCAACAGCAGTGGACAAAGCCGTCCATCACCGACCCGAGCTGCCCTACCACGACGTTCGACCACCGGTGGACCGAGACCCAGTGGAGCGCGTTCAAGAACGCGTTCCACACCTTCGCTGAACTCGTTCACGACGCGTACCACGCCGAGACACGGGATGACAGCATCACGAAGTGGCAGGACGTGTTCGGCACCGCCTTCCCCAGTGCCCTCACCGCTTCACGTGCGGCCTCGACCGAAACCGCCAGCCTCAGCCACACCCCGAAGCGGCAACGTGCGCCAGGCGAGGTCTTCATCGACGAGAAGTTCCCTGTCGACACGCGCTACCACGTCACGATCCGATGTGAGATCGCAGAGCCGCGCAACCGGGCGGAACGGCGGTTCCTTCGAGCGCGCGCCGGCCGGGTAGCCAAGCAGCGGAAGCTCGTCTTCACATTGGTCGGCACCGACACCCCGGCGCCCTACGACGTGTACTGGAAGGTTCGCAACCAAGGCGGGGAGGCAGCCGCCAAGGGGCAACTACGGGGCGACCTAAATCCGGCGCTTCTAGAGGTTCCGTGGGTGGGCGGAGGCTGA